The following coding sequences are from one Pseudomonas oryzae window:
- a CDS encoding YgiQ family radical SAM protein, with amino-acid sequence MQAAKPLFDYPKYWAECFGPAPFLPMSREEMDLLGWDSCDVIIVTGDAYVDHPSFGMAIIGRLLEAQGFRVGIISQPDWQSKDDFMKLGQPNLFFGVAAGNMDSMINRYTADRKIRSDDAYTPGGVAGKRPDRASMVYSQRCREAYKGVPIVLGGIEASLRRIAHYDYWQDKVRHSILMDAKADILLYGNAERAIVEIAQRLSAGEPIGAISDVRGTAFVRRDTPEGWFEIDSTRIDRPGKVDKIINPYVNTQDLEACAIEQGKGAVEDPFEAKPVELLPHPRLERERTVIRLPAFEKVKGDPVLYAHANRVLHLETNPGNARALVQRHGEQDVWLNPPPIPLTTEEMDYVFGLPYARVPHPAYEGAKIPAYEMIRFSVNIMRGCFGGCTFCSITEHEGRIIQNRSEESILREIEEIRDKVPGFTGVISDLGGPTANMYRIACKSREIEAACRKPSCVYPGICQNLNTDHSALIQLYRDARALPGVKKILIASGLRYDLAVESPEYVRELVTHHVGGYLKIAPEHTERGPLDKMMKPGIGTYDRFKKMFEKFSKEAGKEQYLIPYFIAAHPGTTDEDMMNLALWLKRNGFRADQVQAFYPSPMASATAMYHSKKNPLSKVTYKSEDVYIVKGERQRRLHKAFLRYHDPNNWPLLRETLKAMGRSDLIGPGKHQLIPATQPAGDGSYQSARRKNSTPVGSKKVGGAAAGKPLLTQHNGLPPRASDGSKPWSRGEEGKAQAFARGKKKPNGKRPGAR; translated from the coding sequence ATGCAAGCCGCCAAGCCGCTGTTCGACTATCCCAAGTACTGGGCCGAGTGTTTCGGTCCCGCGCCCTTCCTGCCGATGAGCCGGGAAGAGATGGACCTGCTCGGCTGGGATTCCTGCGACGTGATCATCGTCACCGGCGACGCCTACGTCGACCACCCTTCGTTCGGCATGGCCATCATCGGCCGCCTGCTCGAGGCGCAGGGCTTCCGCGTCGGCATCATCAGCCAGCCGGACTGGCAGTCCAAGGACGACTTCATGAAGCTCGGCCAGCCGAACCTGTTCTTCGGCGTGGCGGCGGGCAACATGGACTCGATGATCAACCGCTACACCGCCGACCGGAAGATCCGCTCCGACGACGCATACACCCCCGGCGGCGTGGCCGGCAAGCGTCCGGACCGCGCCAGCATGGTCTACAGCCAGCGCTGCCGCGAGGCGTACAAGGGCGTGCCGATCGTGCTCGGCGGCATCGAGGCCTCGCTGCGCCGCATCGCCCACTACGACTACTGGCAGGACAAGGTGCGCCACTCGATCCTGATGGACGCCAAGGCCGACATCCTGCTCTACGGCAACGCCGAGCGCGCCATCGTCGAGATCGCCCAGCGCCTGTCCGCCGGCGAGCCGATCGGGGCGATCAGCGACGTGCGCGGCACCGCCTTCGTGCGCCGCGACACCCCGGAGGGCTGGTTCGAGATCGATTCCACGCGCATCGACCGCCCGGGCAAGGTCGACAAGATCATCAACCCCTACGTCAACACCCAGGATCTCGAGGCCTGCGCCATCGAGCAGGGCAAAGGCGCGGTGGAGGATCCCTTCGAGGCCAAACCGGTCGAGCTGCTGCCGCATCCGCGCCTGGAGCGCGAGCGCACGGTGATCCGCCTGCCGGCCTTCGAGAAGGTCAAGGGCGATCCGGTGCTCTACGCCCACGCCAACCGCGTGCTGCACCTGGAGACCAATCCCGGCAACGCCCGCGCGCTGGTGCAGCGCCACGGCGAGCAGGACGTCTGGCTCAATCCGCCGCCGATCCCGCTGACCACCGAGGAGATGGACTACGTCTTCGGCCTGCCCTACGCCCGCGTGCCGCACCCGGCCTACGAGGGGGCGAAGATCCCGGCCTACGAGATGATCCGCTTCTCGGTGAACATCATGCGCGGCTGCTTCGGCGGCTGCACCTTCTGCTCGATCACCGAGCACGAGGGCCGGATCATCCAGAACCGCTCGGAGGAGTCGATCCTGCGCGAGATCGAGGAGATCCGCGACAAGGTGCCGGGCTTCACCGGGGTGATCTCCGATCTGGGCGGGCCGACCGCCAACATGTACCGCATCGCCTGCAAGAGCCGCGAGATCGAGGCGGCGTGCCGCAAGCCGTCCTGCGTGTATCCGGGCATCTGCCAGAACCTGAATACCGACCACTCGGCGCTGATCCAGCTGTATCGCGACGCCCGCGCGCTGCCCGGGGTGAAGAAGATCCTCATCGCCTCCGGCCTGCGCTACGACCTCGCCGTGGAGTCGCCGGAGTACGTGCGCGAGCTGGTCACCCACCACGTCGGCGGCTACCTGAAGATCGCCCCGGAGCACACCGAGCGCGGCCCGCTGGACAAGATGATGAAGCCGGGCATCGGCACCTACGACCGCTTCAAGAAGATGTTCGAGAAGTTCTCCAAGGAGGCGGGCAAGGAGCAGTACCTGATCCCGTACTTCATCGCCGCCCACCCCGGGACGACTGACGAGGACATGATGAACCTCGCCCTGTGGCTCAAGCGCAACGGCTTCCGCGCCGACCAGGTGCAGGCCTTCTATCCGTCGCCGATGGCCAGCGCCACGGCGATGTACCACAGCAAGAAGAACCCGCTTAGCAAGGTCACCTACAAGAGCGAGGACGTCTACATCGTCAAGGGCGAGCGCCAGCGCCGCCTGCACAAGGCGTTCCTGCGCTACCACGACCCGAACAACTGGCCGCTGCTGCGCGAGACGCTCAAGGCCATGGGCCGCAGCGACCTGATCGGCCCGGGCAAGCACCAGCTGATCCCGGCCACCCAGCCGGCGGGCGACGGCAGCTACCAGAGCGCGCGGCGCAAGAACTCCACCCCGGTCGGCAGCAAGAAGGTCGGCGGGGCCGCCGCCGGCAAGCCGCTGCTGACCCAGCACAACGGCCTGCCGCCGCGCGCCAGCGACGGCAGCAAGCCGTGGAGCCGGGGCGAGGAGGGCAAGGCGCAGGCCTTCGCCCGCGGCAAGAAGAAGCCCAATGGCAAGCGCCCCGGCGCGCGCTGA
- the alr gene encoding alanine racemase: MRPLVATIDLSAIRHNYALAKACAPARQAFAVVKANAYGHGVRETVSALPDADGFAVACLEEAGEVRGLHARARVLLLQGCFEATEYRMAAQLGLDVVVQSREQVEMLLGIQPARPLNVWLKLDSGMHRLGFAATELRAWHARLCGAAQVGELNLLSHFACADLPEHPLNQTQLDSYRSLDDLAFANRSLANSAAILTRPEAHLDWLRPGIMLYGASPFAERPAAELGLKPAMTLSGNLIAVREVAAGESVGYGASWIAERPTRIGTISCGYADGYPRTAPAGTPVLVDGQRVALVGRVSMDMLTVDLTHVPQAQVGTPVELWGVQLPVDEVASACGTIGYELLSKVTARVPRRHRY; encoded by the coding sequence ATGCGTCCCCTGGTTGCCACCATCGATCTGTCCGCCATCCGCCACAACTATGCGCTGGCCAAGGCCTGCGCGCCGGCGCGCCAGGCGTTCGCGGTGGTCAAGGCCAACGCCTACGGCCACGGCGTGCGCGAGACGGTCAGCGCCCTGCCGGACGCCGACGGCTTCGCCGTCGCCTGCCTGGAGGAGGCCGGCGAGGTGCGCGGCCTGCACGCCAGGGCGCGGGTACTGCTGCTGCAGGGCTGCTTCGAGGCGACCGAGTACCGCATGGCCGCGCAGCTCGGCCTCGACGTGGTGGTGCAGAGCCGCGAGCAGGTCGAGATGCTGCTCGGCATCCAGCCGGCCAGGCCGCTCAACGTGTGGCTCAAGCTGGACTCCGGCATGCACCGCCTGGGCTTCGCCGCCACCGAGCTGCGTGCCTGGCACGCGCGTCTCTGCGGCGCCGCACAGGTCGGCGAACTCAACCTGCTCAGCCACTTCGCCTGCGCCGACCTGCCCGAGCATCCGCTCAACCAAACGCAGCTGGACAGCTACCGCAGCCTCGACGATCTGGCCTTCGCCAACCGCTCGCTGGCCAACTCGGCCGCCATCCTCACCCGCCCGGAGGCGCACCTGGACTGGCTGCGCCCGGGCATCATGCTCTACGGCGCCAGCCCGTTCGCCGAGCGCCCGGCCGCCGAACTGGGGCTCAAGCCGGCGATGACCCTGAGCGGCAACCTGATCGCCGTGCGCGAGGTGGCCGCCGGCGAGAGCGTCGGCTACGGCGCCAGCTGGATCGCCGAGCGGCCGACGCGCATCGGCACCATCAGCTGCGGCTACGCCGACGGCTACCCGCGCACTGCGCCGGCCGGCACCCCGGTGCTGGTCGACGGCCAGCGCGTGGCGCTGGTCGGCCGGGTGTCGATGGACATGCTCACTGTCGACCTCACCCATGTGCCGCAGGCGCAGGTCGGCACCCCGGTCGAGCTGTGGGGCGTGCAGCTGCCGGTCGACGAGGTGGCGAGCGCCTGTGGCACCATCGGCTACGAGCTGCTCAGCAAGGTCACCGCGCGGGTGCCGCGCCGGCACCGCTACTGA
- the betI gene encoding transcriptional regulator BetI: protein MPKVGMQPIRRSQLISATLEAVDQVGMGEASIAYIARLAGVSNGIISHYFRDKNGLLEATMRHLMQALSQGVRQRRAALTDPGPRAHLRAIIDGNFDASQVSGPAMKTWLAFWASSMHQPALQRLQRINDHRLYSNLCGEFRRALPAEQARAAARGLAALVDGLWLRGALSGQTFDTAQARQIAYEYVDLQLAKAG, encoded by the coding sequence ATGCCCAAGGTCGGAATGCAGCCGATCCGCCGTTCGCAGCTGATCTCCGCGACCCTCGAGGCGGTCGACCAGGTCGGTATGGGCGAGGCCAGCATCGCCTACATCGCCCGCCTCGCCGGGGTGTCCAACGGCATCATCAGCCACTACTTCCGCGACAAGAACGGCCTGCTCGAGGCGACCATGCGCCACCTGATGCAAGCCCTCAGCCAGGGCGTGCGCCAGCGCCGCGCGGCGCTCACCGACCCCGGCCCGCGCGCCCACCTGCGCGCGATCATCGACGGCAACTTCGACGCCAGCCAGGTCAGCGGCCCGGCGATGAAGACCTGGCTGGCGTTCTGGGCCAGCAGCATGCACCAGCCGGCGCTGCAGCGCCTGCAGCGGATCAACGACCACCGCCTGTACTCCAACCTGTGCGGCGAGTTCCGCCGCGCCCTGCCAGCGGAACAGGCGCGCGCCGCCGCGCGCGGCCTGGCCGCGCTGGTCGACGGCCTGTGGCTGCGCGGCGCGCTGTCGGGACAGACCTTCGATACCGCGCAGGCGCGGCAGATCGCCTACGAGTACGTCGACCTGCAGCTGGCCAAGGCCGGCTGA
- the dnaB gene encoding replicative DNA helicase, which translates to MNEISVPAQYDLETAALKVPPHSIEAEQAVIGGLMLDNNAWERVLDLVSDGDFYRHDHRLIFRAIYKLAERNQPFDVVTLSEQLDKEGQLAQVGGLAYLGELAKNTPSVANIKAYAQIIRERATLRQLIGISNEIGDSAYNPQGRGADEILDEAERKIFEIAEARPKTGGPVGLNELLTKAIDRIDTLFNTHEAITGISTGFTDLDEKTSGLQPADLIIVAGRPSMGKTTFAMNLVENAVLRSDKAVLVYSLEMPGESLVMRMLSSLGRIDQTKVRSGRLDDDDWPRLTSAVNLLNERKLFIDDTAGISPSEMRARTRRLVREHGDLALIMVDYLQLMQLGGGGGENRTNEISEISRSLKALAKEFNCPVIALSQLNRSLEQRPNKRPVNSDLRESGAIEQDADVIMFVYRDEVYHPETEHKGVAEIIIGKQRNGPIGTVRLAFLGKYTRFENLAPGMYNFEDE; encoded by the coding sequence ATGAACGAGATCAGCGTCCCCGCGCAATACGACCTGGAGACCGCCGCCCTCAAGGTGCCGCCGCACTCCATCGAGGCCGAGCAGGCGGTGATCGGCGGCCTGATGCTGGACAACAATGCCTGGGAACGGGTGCTGGACCTGGTTTCCGACGGCGACTTCTACCGCCACGACCACCGCCTGATCTTCCGCGCCATCTACAAGCTGGCCGAGCGCAACCAGCCGTTCGACGTGGTCACCCTGTCCGAGCAGCTGGACAAGGAGGGCCAGCTGGCCCAGGTCGGCGGCCTGGCCTATCTCGGCGAGCTGGCCAAGAACACCCCGTCGGTGGCCAACATCAAGGCCTACGCGCAGATCATCCGCGAGCGCGCCACCCTGCGCCAGCTGATCGGCATCAGCAACGAGATCGGCGACAGCGCCTACAACCCGCAGGGTCGCGGCGCCGACGAGATCCTAGACGAGGCCGAGCGCAAGATCTTCGAGATCGCCGAGGCGCGGCCGAAGACCGGCGGTCCGGTCGGCCTCAACGAGCTGCTGACCAAGGCCATCGACCGCATCGACACCCTGTTCAACACCCACGAGGCGATCACCGGCATCTCCACCGGTTTCACCGATCTGGACGAGAAGACCAGCGGCCTGCAGCCGGCCGACCTGATCATCGTCGCCGGCCGTCCGTCGATGGGCAAGACCACCTTCGCCATGAACCTGGTGGAGAACGCCGTGCTGCGCAGCGACAAGGCGGTGCTGGTGTACTCGCTGGAGATGCCCGGCGAATCGCTGGTGATGCGTATGCTGTCCTCGCTGGGACGCATCGACCAGACCAAGGTGCGCTCCGGCCGCCTCGACGACGACGATTGGCCGCGGCTGACCTCGGCGGTCAACCTGCTCAACGAGCGCAAGCTGTTCATCGACGACACCGCCGGCATCAGCCCCTCGGAAATGCGCGCGCGCACCCGCCGCCTGGTGCGCGAGCACGGCGACCTGGCGCTGATCATGGTCGACTACCTGCAGCTGATGCAGCTCGGCGGCGGCGGTGGCGAGAACCGCACCAACGAGATCTCCGAGATCTCCCGCTCGCTCAAGGCGCTGGCCAAGGAATTCAACTGCCCGGTGATCGCCCTGTCGCAGCTCAACCGCTCGCTGGAGCAGCGCCCCAACAAGCGCCCGGTCAACTCCGACCTGCGCGAATCGGGCGCCATCGAGCAGGACGCCGACGTGATCATGTTCGTCTACCGCGACGAGGTGTATCACCCGGAGACCGAGCACAAGGGCGTCGCCGAGATCATCATCGGCAAGCAGCGTAACGGTCCGATCGGCACCGTGCGCCTGGCCTTCCTCGGCAAGTACACGCGCTTCGAGAACCTCGCTCCGGGGATGTACAACTTCGAGGACGAGTGA
- the rpsR gene encoding 30S ribosomal protein S18, which yields MARFFRRRKFCRFTAEGVLEIDYKDLNTLKAYISETGKIVPSRITGTKAKYQRQLATAIKRARYLALLPYTDSHGR from the coding sequence ATGGCACGTTTCTTCCGTCGTCGCAAGTTCTGCCGTTTCACCGCTGAAGGCGTCCTGGAGATCGATTACAAGGATCTCAACACCCTGAAGGCCTACATCTCCGAAACCGGCAAGATCGTTCCGAGCCGTATCACCGGTACCAAAGCCAAGTATCAGCGTCAGCTGGCCACCGCCATCAAGCGTGCCCGCTACCTGGCCCTGCTGCCCTACACCGACAGCCACGGCCGTTGA
- the betA gene encoding choline dehydrogenase, whose translation MTQEFDYIVIGAGSAGNVLATRLTEDADVSVLLLEAGGPDYRQDFRTQMPAALAYPLQGRRYNWAYETDPEPYMNNRRMECGRGKGLGGSSLINGMCYIRGNALDFDHWAKAKGLEDWSYLDCLPYFRKAETRDSGADDYHGGDGPVSVTTPKAGNNPLFHAMVEAGVQAGFPRTSDLNGYQQEGFGPMDRTVTPEGRRSSTARGYLDQARGRPNLTIVTHALTERILFSGKRAIGVAYLHGDSNQPTRVRARREVLLCAGAIASPQILQRSGVGPAALLRDLDVTVVHDLPGVGANLQDHLEMYLQYACKQPVSLYPALQLWNQPAIGAQWLFAGSGIGASNQFEAGGFIRTRPEFKWPNIQFHFLPVAINYNGSNAVKEHGFQAHVGSMRSPSRGRIQLKSKDPRQHPSILFNYMSHEQDWQEFRDAIRITREIMNQPALDPYRGRELSPGLKLQSDAELDAFVREHAETAFHPSCSCKMGEDDLAVVDGQGRVHGLEGLRVVDASIMPEIITGNLNATTIMIGEKIADRIRGRKPLPRSQARYYVAGDAPVRGQPVRG comes from the coding sequence ATGACCCAGGAATTCGACTACATCGTCATCGGCGCCGGCTCCGCCGGCAACGTGCTCGCCACCCGCCTGACCGAGGACGCCGACGTCAGCGTGCTGCTGCTGGAGGCCGGCGGCCCCGACTACCGCCAGGACTTCCGCACCCAGATGCCCGCCGCGCTGGCCTATCCGCTGCAGGGCCGCCGCTACAACTGGGCCTACGAGACCGATCCCGAGCCGTACATGAACAACCGGCGCATGGAGTGCGGGCGCGGCAAGGGCCTCGGCGGCTCCTCGCTGATCAACGGCATGTGCTACATCCGCGGCAACGCCCTGGACTTCGACCACTGGGCCAAGGCCAAGGGCCTGGAGGACTGGAGCTACCTCGACTGCCTGCCCTACTTCCGCAAGGCCGAGACCCGCGACAGCGGCGCCGACGACTACCACGGCGGCGACGGCCCGGTCTCAGTGACCACACCCAAGGCCGGCAACAACCCGCTGTTCCACGCCATGGTCGAGGCCGGCGTGCAGGCCGGCTTCCCGCGCACCAGCGATCTCAACGGCTACCAGCAGGAAGGCTTCGGCCCGATGGACCGCACCGTCACCCCCGAGGGCCGCCGCTCAAGCACCGCGCGCGGCTACCTCGACCAGGCGCGCGGCCGGCCCAACCTGACCATCGTCACCCACGCGCTCACCGAGCGCATCCTGTTCAGCGGCAAGCGCGCCATCGGCGTCGCCTACCTGCACGGCGACAGCAACCAGCCGACCCGCGTGCGTGCGCGCCGCGAGGTGCTTCTGTGCGCCGGCGCCATCGCCTCGCCGCAGATCCTGCAGCGCTCGGGGGTCGGCCCGGCGGCGCTGCTGCGCGACCTCGACGTCACGGTGGTCCACGACCTGCCCGGCGTCGGCGCCAACCTGCAGGACCACCTGGAGATGTACCTGCAGTACGCCTGCAAGCAGCCGGTGTCGCTGTACCCGGCGCTGCAGCTGTGGAACCAGCCGGCGATCGGCGCGCAGTGGCTGTTCGCCGGCAGCGGCATCGGCGCCAGCAACCAGTTCGAGGCCGGCGGCTTCATCCGCACCCGGCCGGAGTTCAAGTGGCCGAATATCCAGTTCCACTTCCTGCCGGTGGCGATCAACTACAACGGCAGCAACGCGGTGAAGGAGCACGGCTTCCAGGCCCACGTCGGTTCGATGCGCTCGCCGAGCCGCGGGCGCATCCAGCTGAAATCCAAGGACCCGCGCCAGCACCCGAGCATCCTGTTCAACTACATGAGCCACGAGCAGGACTGGCAGGAGTTCCGCGACGCCATCCGCATCACCCGCGAGATCATGAACCAGCCGGCGCTCGACCCGTACCGCGGCCGCGAGCTGAGCCCGGGACTGAAGCTGCAGAGCGACGCCGAGCTGGACGCCTTCGTCCGCGAGCACGCGGAAACCGCCTTCCACCCGTCCTGCTCGTGCAAGATGGGCGAGGACGACCTGGCGGTGGTGGATGGCCAGGGCCGCGTGCACGGCCTGGAAGGACTGCGGGTGGTGGACGCCTCGATCATGCCGGAGATCATCACCGGCAACCTCAACGCCACCACCATCATGATCGGCGAGAAGATCGCCGACCGCATCCGCGGCCGCAAGCCGCTGCCGCGCAGCCAGGCGCGCTACTACGTGGCCGGCGACGCGCCGGTACGCGGCCAGCCAGTGCGCGGCTGA
- the rplI gene encoding 50S ribosomal protein L9: MEVILLEKVANLGNLGDKVNVKAGYGRNYLLPQGKATAATAENVAAFEARRAELEKLAAEKKAYAESRAAQLAELEVTITATAGDEGKLFGSIGTHDIADALTASGVEVAKSEIRLPNGAIRLVGEYDVAVHLHSDVDATVRVVVVAA, from the coding sequence ATGGAAGTTATCCTGCTGGAAAAAGTCGCCAACCTGGGCAACCTGGGCGACAAGGTGAACGTCAAGGCCGGTTACGGTCGCAACTACCTGCTGCCGCAGGGCAAGGCCACCGCCGCTACCGCCGAGAACGTCGCTGCGTTCGAAGCCCGTCGCGCCGAGCTGGAGAAGCTGGCTGCCGAGAAGAAGGCCTACGCCGAATCCCGCGCCGCCCAACTGGCCGAGCTGGAAGTCACCATCACCGCCACCGCTGGCGATGAAGGCAAGCTGTTCGGCTCCATCGGCACCCACGACATCGCCGACGCCCTGACCGCCTCCGGCGTGGAAGTGGCCAAGAGCGAAATCCGCCTGCCCAACGGTGCCATCCGTCTGGTCGGCGAGTACGACGTGGCCGTGCACCTGCACAGCGACGTCGACGCCACCGTTCGCGTGGTGGTGGTGGCCGCCTAA
- the rpsF gene encoding 30S ribosomal protein S6, which yields MRHYEIVFLVHPDQSEQVGGMVERYTKTIEEDGGKVHRLEDWGRRQLAYAIDNVHKAHYVLMNVECSAAALAELEDNFRYNDAVIRNLVIRRDAAVTEQSEMLKAEESRSERRERRDRSEAGEGAAEGTDGDSADE from the coding sequence ATGCGTCATTACGAAATCGTCTTCCTGGTTCACCCGGATCAGAGTGAGCAGGTTGGCGGCATGGTCGAGCGTTACACCAAGACCATCGAAGAAGACGGCGGCAAGGTTCACCGCCTGGAAGACTGGGGCCGTCGTCAGCTGGCTTACGCCATCGACAACGTCCACAAGGCTCACTACGTGCTGATGAACGTCGAGTGCAGCGCCGCTGCCCTGGCCGAGCTGGAAGACAACTTCCGCTACAACGACGCCGTGATCCGCAACCTGGTGATCCGCCGTGACGCCGCCGTGACCGAGCAGTCCGAAATGCTGAAGGCCGAAGAAAGCCGCAGCGAGCGCCGCGAGCGTCGTGACCGCAGCGAAGCCGGCGAAGGCGCCGCTGAAGGCACCGACGGCGACAGCGCCGACGAGTAA
- a CDS encoding glycine betaine ABC transporter substrate-binding protein — MNRCMQGLSALTLALGLSTAMAADKPTLKIGYVNGWDDSVAATFVAGEILEAKLGYPVELQPVEPAIMWQGVARGDLDATLSAWLPATHGEYYAKLKDKVTVLGSNYENARIGLIVPDYVKAKSIDDLNTYSKDFGGKITGIDAGAGVMRRTEDAIKQYDLDLKLMASSGPAMATALARAEKAQEPIVVTGWIPHWMFAKWNLRFLDDPKQVYGAAEHIDTVVNPQLATKAADATAFLKQFSWSGAEVGEVMLAIREGAKPEQAAKDWIAKNPERVAGWLK; from the coding sequence ATGAACCGCTGCATGCAGGGCCTCAGCGCCCTGACCCTGGCCCTCGGCCTGTCCACCGCCATGGCCGCGGACAAGCCGACCCTGAAGATCGGCTACGTCAACGGCTGGGACGACAGCGTCGCCGCCACCTTCGTCGCCGGAGAAATTCTCGAAGCCAAGCTCGGCTACCCGGTGGAACTGCAGCCGGTGGAGCCGGCGATCATGTGGCAGGGCGTGGCCCGCGGCGACCTCGACGCCACCCTGTCGGCCTGGCTGCCGGCCACCCACGGCGAGTACTACGCCAAGCTCAAGGACAAGGTCACCGTGCTCGGCTCCAACTACGAGAACGCCCGCATCGGCCTGATCGTGCCGGACTACGTGAAGGCCAAGAGCATCGACGACCTCAACACCTACAGCAAGGACTTCGGCGGCAAGATCACCGGCATCGACGCCGGCGCCGGGGTGATGCGCCGCACCGAGGACGCGATCAAGCAGTACGACCTCGACCTCAAGCTGATGGCCAGCTCCGGCCCGGCGATGGCCACCGCGCTGGCCCGCGCCGAGAAGGCCCAGGAGCCGATCGTGGTCACCGGTTGGATTCCGCACTGGATGTTCGCCAAGTGGAACCTGCGCTTCCTCGACGATCCCAAGCAGGTCTACGGCGCGGCCGAGCACATCGACACCGTGGTCAACCCGCAGCTGGCGACCAAGGCCGCCGACGCCACCGCCTTCCTCAAGCAGTTCTCCTGGAGCGGCGCGGAAGTCGGCGAGGTGATGCTGGCCATCCGCGAAGGCGCCAAGCCCGAGCAGGCGGCCAAGGACTGGATCGCCAAGAACCCCGAGCGGGTCGCCGGCTGGCTGAAGTAA
- the betB gene encoding betaine-aldehyde dehydrogenase, producing the protein MPRFDEQQLYIGGRYVPATSGASFETVNPANGEVLARVQRASQADVERAVASAVEGQQVWAAMTAMQRSRILRRAVAILRERNDELAELETLDTGKPLAETRSVDIVTGADVLEYYAGLIPAIEGAQIPLRESSFVYTRREPLGVVAGIGAWNYPIQIALWKSAPALAAGNAMIFKPSEVTPLSALKLAEIYTEAGLPDGVFNVLTGSGREVGQWLTEHPQIAKISFTGGTSTGKKVMASASSSTLKEVTMELGGKSPLIVCADADLERAADIAVMANFFSSGQVCTNGTRVFVPRELQAEFEALVLARVQRIRLGDPMDENTNFGPLVSFAHMDSVLGYIDQGHAEGARLLCGGARVTAGAYASGAYVAPTVFSDCTDAMSIVREEIFGPVMSILAYASEEEAIRRANATEYGLAAGVVTSDLAAAHRIIHRLEAGICWINTWGESPAEMPVGGYKQSGVGRENGLTTLEHYTRLKSVQVELGEFHSVF; encoded by the coding sequence ATGCCCCGCTTCGACGAACAGCAGCTCTACATCGGCGGCCGCTACGTGCCGGCCACCAGCGGCGCCAGCTTCGAGACCGTCAACCCGGCCAACGGCGAGGTGCTCGCCCGCGTGCAGCGCGCCAGCCAGGCCGACGTCGAGCGCGCGGTGGCCAGCGCCGTGGAGGGGCAGCAGGTCTGGGCGGCGATGACCGCCATGCAGCGCTCGCGCATCCTGCGCCGCGCGGTGGCGATCCTGCGCGAGCGCAACGACGAGCTGGCCGAGCTGGAGACCCTCGACACCGGCAAGCCGCTGGCCGAGACGCGCAGCGTCGACATCGTCACCGGCGCCGACGTGCTGGAGTACTACGCAGGGCTGATCCCGGCCATCGAGGGCGCGCAGATCCCGCTGCGCGAGTCGAGCTTCGTCTACACCCGTCGCGAGCCGCTGGGCGTGGTCGCCGGCATCGGCGCGTGGAACTACCCGATCCAGATCGCCCTGTGGAAGTCGGCGCCGGCGCTGGCCGCCGGCAACGCGATGATCTTCAAGCCCAGCGAGGTCACTCCGCTGAGCGCCCTGAAGCTGGCCGAGATCTACACCGAGGCCGGCCTGCCGGACGGCGTGTTCAACGTGCTCACCGGCAGCGGCCGCGAGGTCGGCCAGTGGCTCACCGAGCACCCGCAGATCGCCAAGATCTCCTTCACCGGCGGCACCAGCACCGGCAAGAAGGTGATGGCCAGCGCCTCCAGCTCGACCCTCAAGGAGGTGACCATGGAGCTGGGCGGCAAGTCGCCCTTGATCGTCTGCGCCGACGCCGACCTCGAACGCGCCGCCGACATCGCGGTGATGGCCAACTTCTTCAGCTCCGGCCAGGTGTGCACCAACGGCACCCGGGTGTTCGTGCCGCGCGAGCTGCAGGCCGAGTTCGAGGCGCTGGTGCTGGCCCGCGTGCAGCGCATCCGCCTCGGCGATCCCATGGACGAGAACACCAACTTCGGCCCGCTGGTCAGCTTCGCGCACATGGACAGCGTGCTCGGCTACATCGACCAGGGCCACGCCGAGGGCGCGCGCCTGCTGTGCGGCGGCGCGCGGGTCACCGCCGGCGCCTACGCCAGCGGCGCCTATGTGGCGCCGACGGTGTTCAGCGACTGCACGGACGCGATGAGCATCGTCCGCGAGGAGATCTTCGGCCCGGTGATGAGCATCCTCGCCTACGCCAGCGAGGAGGAGGCGATCCGCCGCGCCAACGCCACCGAGTACGGCCTCGCCGCCGGCGTGGTGACCAGCGACCTGGCCGCCGCGCACCGCATCATCCACCGCCTGGAAGCCGGCATCTGCTGGATCAACACCTGGGGCGAGTCGCCGGCGGAGATGCCGGTGGGCGGCTACAAACAGTCGGGGGTCGGCCGCGAGAACGGCCTGACCACCCTGGAGCACTACACCCGCCTGAAGTCGGTGCAGGTCGAGCTGGGCGAATTCCACTCGGTGTTCTGA